In Capsicum annuum cultivar UCD-10X-F1 chromosome 7, UCD10Xv1.1, whole genome shotgun sequence, one genomic interval encodes:
- the LOC107878274 gene encoding scarecrow-like protein 32 yields the protein MKAEMRGTSTTIPLQNSSLFNNPQSSLAGALQGCIGSLDGACLEKLLLHCASALENNDVTLAQQVMWVLNNLASSNGDPNQRLTSWFLRALISKASMVCPNATNFHGSSNLERRLMSVTELAGYVDLIPWHRFGFCASNSAIYKAIEGQTKVHILDFSITHCMQWPTLIDAIAKRPEGPPSLRISVPSWRPQVPPFLNVSSEEVGQRLANFARLREVPFEFHVVEDLNYDTFLSQLSPSTLQLRDDEALVVNCQNWLRYLHDDEQIKGAISSRDIFLDRVKYLNPCIVTIVDEDCDLGNSSTLTSRIATCFNYLWIPFDTLETFLPKDSRQRLDYEADIGHKIENIIGFEGNQRIERLESCNKFSQRMENSGFISVPFSEETIKEVKSLLDEHASGWGMKKEEHDMLVLTWKGHNSVYATSWVIIPPHMDMRIHE from the coding sequence ATGAAGGCAGAGATGAGAGGAACCTCTACAACCATTCCACTCCAAAACTCTAGCCTTTTCAACAACCCTCAAAGTTCTCTAGCAGGTGCACTACAAGGATGCATTGGGAGCCTTGATGGAGCATGCTTGGAAAAACTATTACTTCATTGTGCAAGTGCCCTAGAGAACAATGATGTAACTTTGGCTCAACAAGTCATGTGGGTACTCAACAATTTGGCTTCTTCAAATGGAGATCCAAATCAAAGACTCACATCATGGTTCCTTAGGGCATTAATTTCGAAGGCTTCTATGGTTTGTCCTAATGCCACGAATTTTCATGGAAGTAGTAATCTTGAAAGGAGATTAATGAGTGTGACTGAGTTAGCAGGGTATGTTGATCTCATCCCATGGCATAGATTTGGATTTTGTGCATCAAATAGTGCAATTTATAAAGCCATTGAAGGGCAAACAAAAGTTCATATATTAGATTTTAGTATCACTCATTGTATGCAATGGCCAACCCTCATTGATGCAATAGCTAAGAGGCCTGAGGGTCCTCCTTCACTCCGAATATCGGTGCCTTCATGGAGACCACAAGTTCCTCCATTCCTCAATGTGTCAAGTGAAGAAGTTGGCCAGCGTTTGGCGAATTTTGCGAGATTAAGAGAAGTCCCTTTTGAATTCCATGTGGTTGAAGATTTGAACTATGACACTTTCTTGAGCCAATTGAGTCCTTCAACTCTTCAACTTAGAGATGATGAAGCTTTGGTTGTGAATTGCCAAAATTGGTTAAGGTACTTGCACGATGATGAACAAATTAAAGGTGCAATTTCTTCTCGTGACATATTTCTCGATAGGGTTAAGTATTTAAACCCTTGTATTGTGACTATTGTTGATGAAGATTGTGATTTGGGGAACTCAAGTACTTTAACATCAAGAATTGCCACTTGTTTCAACTATCTATGGATACCCTTTGATACCTTGGAGACATTCTTGCCTAAGGATAGTAGACAAAGGCTAGATTATGAAGCTGATATTGGCCACAAAATTGAGAACATTATTGGATTTGAAGGGAACCAAAGGATAGAGAGATTAGAGAGTTGCAACAAGTTCTCACAAAGGATGGAAAATAGTGGTTTCATTAGTGTTCCTTTTAGTGAGGAAACAATTAAGGAAGTGAAGTCATTGTTAGATGAGCATGCAAGTGGGTGGGGCATGAAAAAAGAGGAACATGACATGCTTGTATTAACATGGAAAGGGCACAACTCTGTATATGCAACATCTTGGGTCATCATCCCACCTCATATGGACATGAGGATTCATGAGTAG